One window of the Anticarsia gemmatalis isolate Benzon Research Colony breed Stoneville strain chromosome 21, ilAntGemm2 primary, whole genome shotgun sequence genome contains the following:
- the LOC142982205 gene encoding uncharacterized protein LOC142982205, whose product MSPYFLLLFITLVNSKAIDNSTTCDGFQANFNLKDVIGTWHVVAIIPEKMFPEKQVTCVEVEISETDQAALRWLINKTVETPKLLPHDAERVIVRQRYHTETPFDVWSKSVGGVNGCFQQVLSLDIGKNDIHKALKHDAIMQLHLLKVEGTEPFLLQMLWGRMIAVVIYRRHQGVVQDDLKPVFELVNKLRGPQRLPKICDRTLKDILVL is encoded by the exons ATGTCTCCTTACTTCCTCCTGCTGTTTATAACCCTGGTAAATTCAAAAGCTATTGATAACAGTACTACTTGTGATGGATTCCAGGCCAACTTCAATTTGAAGGATGTTATCGGGACTTGGCATGTGGTGGCTATTATCCCTGAGAAGATGTTTCCTGAGAAACAGGTGACGTGTGTCGAAGTGGAGATTAGTGAGACAGATCAG GCTGCTCTGAGATGGTTGATCAACAAAACGGTGGAAACCCCAAAGCTGCTGCCTCACGACGCCGAAAGAGTTATAGTACGCCAGCGGTATCACACAGAGACTCCTTTTGATGTGTGGTCCAAGTCTGTTGGAGGTGTCAACGGGTGCTTCCAGCAAGTTCTTTCACTGGACATTGGGAAAAATGATATAC ACAAAGCTCTAAAACATGATGCTATAATGCAATTGCATTTACTGAAAGTGGAAGGCACCGAACCTTTTCTCTTACAAATGCTGTGGGGACGAATGATTGCTGTCGTTATTTATCGGAGACATCAG GGAGTGGTTCAAGATGATCTGAAACCAGTTTTCGAATTAGTCAACAAGCTTCGTGGACCTCAACGATTACCGAAAATTTGCGACAGAACACTAAAAGATATATTAGTTTTGTAA